The Phlebotomus papatasi isolate M1 chromosome 3, Ppap_2.1, whole genome shotgun sequence genomic sequence AACTAGTTTTATTGAGAATTTTCCTACATAGAAGGAAGAAAAACATGCTCTTGAGGCCCTCAGGGAATAGATTTGTAATAAGAAGTGACTTCAGATATGATTTAACCCCCGGAATTCTTCTCCTGCTCCCCGAGTTCCTTCTTCAGCTGCCGGGTTAGTTCTATCTGCTCCTGCAGTCTATAggtattttccaattttctcatTTGTTGTCTTTCCACGTCCTTGAGGACACCCTCGTGCAATTTTGCCCTGTAATTGGATGATTGGATTAGAAAGTCTGCCCTCAAAGTCATCCGGCGACAACCCCAAAGACCTATCGAATTGCTGTTTGTAGTGGACATAGCCGATGATTCCCAGTGAAACTGCACAGGAGAGCCCTAGGGTTGTCTTAGCGAGGGTGGACATCGATAGGCACACGAATTTCTTAAGTTTTCACGCTTTTTTCACGCACTTTTCCACAATTTTATTTGACACCGACCGGCTGTATTTCTTGcgcaaacataacctcatttgAGGCTGCGTATCTCTGCAACCGCGCCAATTTTAAACTCCTCAAATTTTCCTCCTTTCCTTTTCTTCAGGAAAAATAGAATTTCAAGgggaaaaatatgataaaacaaCATCAATATTTTCTCAGGAAGAAATGGAAGGTGGAATGAATGTCAAGTTAATATTATCTATCTTTATAACAATAAGGGTGAACACGGTGAACAAAAGCAAAAGCGAGGGTAGAATCCCAAGTaacattttctgacaatatGGGGATTCCAAAGTAGAACATTATGAAATAACCCAACTAGCAAATTAGCTGCCAAACAAGAACTTTAAATGATCTCATACTAAGGTGATAGCGGAAATTATGGAATAaagatttaactctttccggaccacaaaatatccagcgaacgaatttcggtaaaactcactttattgtaagtcttactggtcaaatatgatacttttgtagagaaagaattttcaccgcctctgggaaattggaaaactcatgggaactctagtcccctaaagaacgcaaaggatacaaacttggacaaacttcaatttttcaaaagccaataatatcaattttgtgaagtatttttgcgtgtcaaatgactcctttacaatgttgatcactaaaacaagaagaattattgaccacaCAGTAAAAACGAGATGAAATTGGCAGGTTGAATTCCATTAGTTGAATTGAactagttgaaatttcgaattacaaaccactaaaaaaatcaactttataTTGAAAAGGAATCATTTAGATTGCAAAACTAGTAAAATTAAACTCTCGGTAATGGCCTAcgataaataaatattagtaataattactataatagtaataaaatgaagcaacaaaatggcataaacttcATTCAACTGACTGATTGAATATTgccacgattatcgcgtgtaatagaatcaattcgattttcgtagtaatttttcaatcaattatcgcagcaaaaagttcaactttcaactaatttcgtttgaactcattcttcttctttttatattttgtgtaatttcagtacAATTGTTGAAGGCAAATTCAACttagtttgcttttcaactacgaaaattcaacttgtttgcttttcaactttgcttactacgataatcgttgcaaatttactacaattatcaatgctctcccattacacgcgataatcgtagtaattattttttactgtgcagtatcttgtgggatgtccaggaagtgctaaaaaggacacccagctcctgcttgccaacagattcctcaaaatatttcacagaataacactttaacacacatttctctcaacacgatgttattgcagacacattaagctttctcaagagccaaaaaaacacttcctggacaatcagaattcaccaaaatctggaagaataggaaaaacttcctcgaaagcaatctccctcgctgccaaatgtcaaaattatcggccatattgacaaaaatttcgctcccgctcggaattttcttacaaggttggtgtcaaaaagcaaatggcgggcattggcgggataaccttacat encodes the following:
- the LOC129806863 gene encoding protein PET117 homolog, mitochondrial, with the translated sequence MSTLAKTTLGLSCAVSLGIIGYVHYKQQFDRAKLHEGVLKDVERQQMRKLENTYRLQEQIELTRQLKKELGEQEKNSGG